The segment GGCAAGAGTGACCCCACTGGGAAAACCGTCATGGAAGTGAAAGCCACGAAGAATGGATGGAATGACGACCAGAATGATCTGACGAAAATGCGTCGATACGAAATTGCTCCCGCAGAAATGTTGGCGGTCATGCAAGAAGCTCGATCGCACAATCTTGAGATTATCGGGATCTATCATTCTCATCCGAATCATCCGGCAATCCCTTCAGAATGCGATCGTGCCGCTGCCTGGTCACAGTACAGTTATGCGATCGTTTCAGTTTTGAATGGAACTTCGGCTGATCTTCAAAGCTGGAGCCTCGACGATCGGCAAGTTTTCCAACCTGAAAGCCTGCTGATAACTCCCTAGAAAACGATTGTCAACTTGTTCAGCAACGCATCATGTTAAATCCAAATCTGGACGAGATCCAGTTAACTCAAGATGATATTGCCCGATACTCCAGGCATTTAATTTTGCCGGAAGTTGGGGTCGATGGACAGAAACGCCTAAAAGCAGCCAGCGTTCTTTGTATTGGAACGGGTGGCTTGGGGTCGCCTTTATTGCTGTATCTTGCTGCTGCCGGGATTGGACGGATCGGGATTGTCGATTTTGATGTCGTCGATCACTCGAATTTGCAACGGCAAGTCATTCACGGCACATCGTGGGTCGGCAAACCGAAGATCGAATCAGCTAAGAATCGGATTCACGAAATTAATCCATTCTGCCAAGTTGATTTGTATGAAACGCGCCTCAGTTCGGAAAATGCGCTCGATATCGTCGCGCCTTACGACATCGTGGTGGATGGAACGGATAATTTCCCGACTCGGTATTTGGTCAATGATGCCTGCGTGCTGTTGAACAAACCGAATGTATATGGTTCGATTTTCCGCTTTGAAGGACAGGCAACGGTCTTTAACTACGAGGGCGGACCGAACTATCGAGATTTGTATCCAGAACCCCCGCCACCTGGATTGGTTCCGTCTTGTGCCGAAGGTGGAGTCTTGGGAATTTTGCCGGGTATTATCGGTGTGATTCAAGCGACTGAGACGGTCAAGATCATTTTGGGTACAGGCGAAACATTAAGCGGGCGACTAATGCTTTACAATGCGCTCGATATGAAGTTCCGCGAGTTGAAACTTCGCCCAAATCCAGTGCGTCCTGTGATTGAGAAATTAATCGATTACGAGATGTTCTGTGGCATTCCTCAAGCTAAAGCTGCCGAAGAACAGGAAAAAGCCAATATGCAAGAAGTGACTGTTCAGGAATTGAAGCAACTGATCGACAGTGGTGCGATCGGAAGCGAATACGTTCTTCTCGATGTCCGCAATCCAAACGAGTACGATATCGCTAAGATCCCTGGCTCTGTCTTGATTCCGCTGCCTGACATCGAAAATGGTGATGGCGTTGCGAAAGTCAAAGAATTGCTGAATGGGCACAAGCTTATTGCTCATTGCAAGATGGGAGGTCGATCGGCAAAAGCGCTCGGCATTCTCAAGTCTTCAGGAATTGATGGCATCAATGTGAAAGGTGGGATTACTGCCTGGAGCAAAGAAATCGATTCCTCTGTGCCGGAATACTAAATTAACCTGATTGGATCTTGAAGGACTCGGAGTTTTGAACGCTCCGAGTCCTTTCTAATTTCAAGATGCTCAAGCTAAGCAGATGGGCATTATTTTGCTTTGCTGAATAATCCGCCGATTTTTTCGCCCACCGAGGCGATCGCACCTTGCAGCACTCCGGGAACTCCAGGTGTCGGGCGGACGGCTAATTGAATTTCTTCGTCTTTAAATTCTTTCAAGCGATAGCCATATTCCAGCGATTCGCGCTCTTTGCGTAAGCCAGGGAAGAGACGGAATGCGCCTTTTAAGAGTTCTTCTTCGTTGGCGTAAATGGCTGCACTGATTTGAGAGGAGCGTTTTACCGCGATCGCGCCAATGGGAAACCATTGCAGTTTCTTTTTGCCCTGGACTCGGAGGTAGATCTCATATTCGGGTAGCCCTTTCGATTTGAAGTCGTCAAACTGCTTCGAGGCTTGGGCACGTTTTGCCGTCCCAGTCGTTTGCTTCTTCTCTTTATGAACCTTTTTTCCGAATCCAGGAGAGCTTGTCATAATCTCAAGTTAGAAGTGTCCTTATTAACAAAAGTTTACGACATTTTAAGGAAGTTTGGGATCAGACTGCACCGAGCAAACTTGCCATGAGCGCTTTTTGAGCGTGCATACGATTTTCGGCTTGATCCCAAACTTTCGATTGAGAGCCTTCGATCACATCCTCGGTGATTTCTTCGCCCCGATGTGCCGGAAGACAGTGCAGCACGATCGCGTCTTTGTCCGCATAGCTCATCAACTCGGAATTCACTTGGTAAGGCTGAAAAATCGGAATTCGGCTTTCGGCGAGATCCTCTTGTCCCATACTTGCCCAGACATCGGTATAGAGCACATGGGAATCTTTTGCGGCCGCGATCGGATCATCGGTTAACAGCACTTCGGATTTACCGTTGGCAATTTTTTCCGTCAGTTGCACAATTTCGGGCAGAGGTCGGTAGTCTATAGGAGTTGCAATTCGGACATTCATACCCACTAAGGCACAGCCCAACATGAGCGAATGCGCGACATTATTGCCATCTCCGACATACGTCAGCGTCAAACCGGAAAGGGTCGAAAAGGTTTCTTGAATCGTTTGTAAGTCGGCTAAAACCTGGCAAGGATGCTCTAAATCCGTCAGGGCATTGATGACTGGAATCTGCATTTCTTGAGCGAATGTGTCGAGATCTGACTGCTCAAAGGTACGAATTGCCAAGATGTCGAGGTAGCGATCGAGGACTCTTGCGGTATCTTCGATCGGTTCTCCACGGCTCACCTGAGTGGCATTCAAGGGCAAATCAAGAACTTGTCCTCCAAGGTGATACATGGCAGTTGAGAAGCTCACACGGGTTCGAGTCGAGGCTTTATAGAACAGCAATCCCAACACGGGCGGATGACCGTTGACCGTGATCCGTGGGTTTAATTTTCCAGATTTAAGCTGTGCTGCAATCTCTAGCAACTCCATCACTTCGTCTGGGCTGAGATCTGACAATTTCAATAAATCCCGTCCTTTAAGTGAACCCATATGATGCTCCTCACAAATCAAGAAATAAAAATCGCTCCTCACTTAGACAGTAAAGGAGCGTTGTTCTTTTAAGAGTAGCAAATCTACCAGGATTAGCCCCAAGTCATCGAATCTAAGACTCGTTGGATGGTGTTGCCAAATTTTTCTTGTTGCACTGCCGCTAATCCCCCAAAGAAAATCGAGGAGACTGTGAGAACGAGATAGTGAGCCAAGTGATATCCGCTTTGGTTAAAGTAAACTGCGATCGACAACGGAACCCAGGCGATGAACAGTCCAACTGCCAACCCAATTAGAAACATCAAAAATCGATTCTGAGCCATGTTTAAATTCCTCCGAATGCTAGTGAGAAACTACTAGCCCACGTCTTGCAGTTCCGCAGGCTTAACTAACAATTGCTGCATTTGCTTGCCCCGCTGAACCTGAACTTTCAAGGTTTGACCGGGTTTCACATTTTCCACCAGGGCTTGAAGCTGTTCTGCTTTAGAAATTGCTTGTCCATCAATTTCAGTGACGACATCACCTCGGCGGAAGCCAGCCGCAGCAGCCGGAGAATTTGGCACAACGCGCACGACAATCACGCCATTGACTTCAGGGACTTCAAACGGCGAATTTGGATCGGTATTGTTTTGACGCGCAATTTCAGGAGTTAAGGTCGTCATTTGCACGCCAATGTAAGGATGTGGAATCTTTTCACCCTTGGCAAGCGCATCTTTCACTGATTTCGCTTTATTGATGGGAATCGCAAACCCAATTCCCATCGCATCCGGGCGGATGGCAGTGTTAATTCCGATCACTTCGCCACGATCGTTGAGCAAGGGGCCACCCGAATTTCCGGGATTGATTGCGGCATCGGTTTGTAAGAAATCTAAGCGTTTATCGGATAAACCAATCTGAGCGCTCGATCGATGTAACGTACTGACAATTCCCAAGGTCACAGTGTTATCTAAGCCGAGAGGATTGCCAACAGCGATCGCCCAATCTCCAACTTGCACTTGGTCAGAATCGGCTAAAGGTGCAGTGGGCAGATCTTTGCCCTCAACTTTGACCACAGCTAAATCTGTCACTTCATCAAAGCCTCGGACTTTTCCTTCAAACACTCGCCCATCTTTCAAGGTCACAGTCACTTTGTCCGCGCCGTTGACGACGTGTGAGTTGGTCAGAATAATGCCGCTTTTCTCAATCACAAATCCCGATCCTTGACCGCGTAATGTCTCCGATCGTGGAGCAAAATCTTCCCCAAAGAATCGGCGAAACATGGGATCATCGAGCATCGGATCAGCGCGTCTTGTGACGGTCTTCTCGGTGTCGATTCTGACGACCGCTTTCCCCACTTTTTGCACGGCTTCCGCGACAAAGCTGCCGCGTGTAATGGCGCGTGGAGCGGGTTGTGCCGCTTCAATTGTCTCGGCTTTCACCGATTGGGGAAGCGATAGGGTAAAGCCGAACATCAGCGCGAGTGTGACGATCGCAATTTGAATTCGCCGAAGCTGATTTGAGAGTTGAGCGCGTTGCATAATTCTTAAACCTAATGAAAATGCCGCTGTCTAGCCATTATTCCTATCCTACGACTGAAAACAAAATCGAGTCTGGTAGAGATTTCACCCCATTCTCCACACCTCGCACTAAGATCAGACAGGATCTCTAATGAGTTTGAAGACGATGACGACCTCAGATTTGCCTCACGGTACGGAGTCGCACTCTCATCATCACGATCATGAGCCGCATGATCATGTCCATAGCGAAGAATCGATTCGGAAGGTGGTCAATCGTCTTTCTCGAATTGAAGGACATGTGCGGGGTATTAAAGCGATGGTAGAAAGCGATCGACCTTGCCCAGATGTTTTAGTCCAAGTTGCCGCAGTCCGCGGGGCACTCGATCGAGTAGCTCGTTTGATTTTAGACGAGCACTTATCTCAATGTGTGGCGCGTGCGGCTCAAGAAGGCAATATTGAAGCGGAAATTGAAGAACTGAAAACCGCCCTCGATCGTTTTCTAACTTGACGGTGTCCATATCGGAACAACTAGAAATTTCAATCACTCAGCGATCGCTCTTGGGTAGTCCGCTGTACAAGGGTTTTTAGATGTCGCAATTTCTCAGCGACCTTGATAATCTCTATCTCTTTAGAAGATTTCTTGATTACCCTTTCTGATACATATTAATCTCTCCAATATCGACAGTATTTGAAAGTGTGAGAATCCATTCAATTGTAGAAATGACATCTGCCAGTGAAATTGGAACTTGTGTTGTAAATCTACCCTCTTCAATATCTGCTATGACTTCTTCAGTTGCGATATTGCCTGGGTTAATGACCGTAATCCCAATCTTGTAATCACAGAGAGCAAGTTTCAATGCCTGGGCTGCTCCCCTTAACCCAAATTTAGATGCTGTATTTGCGACCTCGATCGTTGGAGAGTGATCCAATCCTGAGAGTGCGCCAATAAATATGGCTCTTGGGTTGTCAGACTGGGCAAGATTTTTAGCAAGCTGCTTGGTCAGTTCAATCGGCGCAATTGTATTGACAGCTATCACAAAGCGAGTTTCTTGATCAGAGCTTGTCATAAAGTCATATTGATCGGTAAATGCGCCGTTTTCCCAAACTCCTCCCATAAACAAGAGGGCATCGATTGTTGAGTCACCAATGCGACTGACAATGGATTGGATTCCTTCTGGAGTGGAAATATCTGCTTGAATCCACTTTCCTGCTATCGGCTGACTTCTGGAAATCGAGAACACAGAATCACCTTTTTGGGCAAAGTGCTGTGCGACAGCCGCTCCAATCCCCCGACTCGCTCCGACTACAACAATTTCTCTTTTCTCAGATTCCATATCCAACTCTTGAAACATGCGCTTTCTGAAATCTAACAAATGATTGCGGAGTATCGTGGAACCTTGGAATCTTTCACTCCGTTTCGCAAAAGAACGGAGCGAAAGATCAAACATAGAGGCTTAAGCAACTGAAGCAAAGAGCGCTTCAAACGATTGCTCAGGGGCTTCTGGTTTTGCCACGATTTCTACAATTTTGTTGCGAGCACTGGGCTGAAAGGCAGACTCGATGCAAACTTGTGCAACTTTGGTGCGGGGAATGCTGCCTTCGCTGAGGGTATCTGCCGAGGACATGATAATGCGATCTTGATTGTCTTCGTTCTTTAAGCCCCCCGGACGCACGATCGTGTAAGTGAGTCCGCTCTTTTGTAGATATTCTTCTGCCTGTTTCTTCCAGACCAGAATTAACCAGAACAAGTTTAATGGGTGAAAAAACTGTGAGGTACACAGTGAGGAAACGAATACAAAATGCTCAATTCCTTTCGCTTTCGCAGCATCGACGAGATTCTTTGTGCCTTCTAAATCGACTTTATAGGGTTGGGTGGGATCGAAGCTCGGTTTCGCTCCCGTTGCGCAGAACAACACGGTGGAGTCTGCGATCGCGCCGACTAAGTCTGCTTTATTCAAGACATCCCCTTTCACGAGTTCAACCCCGGTGGGTAAAATCGATCGTGCTTTTTCGGGATCGCGCACGAGCGCGCGCACAGGAATTCCGCGATCGACGAGTTGTTGAACAATCCTACGTCCCGTTTCACCCGTCGCCCCTGCTACAAATGCTTTCATAGAATTTACCAAATCACTGTCTATCAATATTTTGCTGACCCTTTCTAATCTACATCGTGCAGAAGTGTGATCAATGCCAGCTCGATCCGCGATTTTTTTGGCTTACCCTTCCCAAACCCTCGTACACGGAGTAGGATATGTAAGGCACATCCTTAACTTTTGTAAAGATAGAAATAGATGGCTGTACTCATCTGAAATCCGCATGGATTTTACTGATTTTCAGGAGAAGCCCCGACTGAAAGTGGAGCCTATCAGTATCCTTTGGGGAACCTTGACGTAGAACCACGGCAAACGGAAGAGAGAGTGAATGCAATCGCAACCGACCGATCCCTCAGACTTCGCGAATCCCAATTTCGCCCGCCCCACCGATGCTGCGGGTGGAAATGTGACTCCTGCTCACACGGATGCTCTGATTAATGAGCCAACGGTGTTTTCGAGCCAGTTTGTGGACTGCATGGAGATGAATGCTGATGCGCGAACGGTAGCAGCCTATCTGGATGTGCATCAAGAATGGTTTCGACGCTGCGCGCATCCGATGCAGGTTGAATCGATCGGGCAAAATAGCTATGCGCTGATTATTGGTCATTTTGGGGCGTTTGGGTACGATGTGGAGCCGCGAGTTGGCTTGGATCTGTTGCCACAGCAAGAAGGGATTTATCGGATTGAAACAGTTCCAGTTCCAGACGATACTTATCTGGGCTATGAAGTAGATTTTCAAGCGGCATTGAATCTGGTGGAGCATTCAAGCCCTAGTGATCCCAACTTGAAAATGACTCAGGTGCAGTGGCAGCTTGATTTAAGTGTTGCGATTCAGTTTCCGCGCTTTATTCATGCGTTGCCGGATGCGTTGATTAAAAGTACGGGAGAGCGGATTCTCAAACAGGTTGTTCGTCAGGTTTCGCGTCGTCTAACGCATAAAGTTCAAGAAGATTTTCATTCGTCTCGAAATTTGACGGTTCCAAAGCGTGTACGTAAGCGGTTTTTGTAAGCGATCGCAGTTCAACTGATTTTGACAGACTCAAGTGCAAAATCCCTCGCGTTTGATGTGCGAGGGATTTTTTTAATTGGTTGGCTAAAGTACAAGGCAGCGTCCAATCATTCGCTAGAAATTACTAGGAAGTTGGGATTGCTTCTCTCGCGACCATCTGGGGCTGCACAGGATCTGAATTGCCATTTAGAGTTACAACCGGGGTCATGACCTGAACTGCATTTCGAGCCTCAATGAGCTTGATCGCTCTCGTGACACTTTCCGGCAAGATCACCACTAAACTGCCAGGAGTTGCACTTTCTAGCGCCGCCTCGATCGCTTGAGTTTCATCGAGAATGACTTCATATCGAGCATCCGGTTTCGTCGCTTTTACGCCTTGCACAATGAATTCAGCGGTATTGCCACGCTCGCGTCCGCGATTGTCGTCATCTTCTTTAATGATCATGCGATCGAATAAGTCTGCGGAGAGTGTGCCTAACTCGACAAAATCTTCATCGCGTCGATCTCCCGGTGCGCCGATTACTCCAATGCGATCGCCATCCGTCCAATTCTGAACAAAGCCACCTAATGCCTTGTAGCTATGCGGATTGTGGGCATAGTCGATCAACACATGGAAATGACCCAAGTTGAAGAGATTCATCCGCCCTGGTGTTTGCTTGGTTGAAGCTTGGAATGTCATCAAGGCTGCTCGAATTTCTTCAATCCGAACGCCTTGAGCAAATGCTGCCAAACTTGCAGCCAAAGCATTCGCAATCATGAATGGCGCGCGTCCACCGAGAGTCAAAGGAACATTGATCGCTTGTTCAATTCTCAGCGTCCAATCGCCTTTCAAGATCGAGAGATAGCCATTTTCATATACGGCTGCGAGTCCACCTCGTTGGGTATGCGATCGAATTAATTCATTCTCTGCATTCATCGAGAAGTAAGCAATCTGAGCCGAAACGCGACTTGCCATTGCTGAAACTAACGGATCATCCGCATTCAAGACGACATAGCCTTTGGGCAGTGCAGCTTCCGCGACGACGCTTTTGACTCGTGCCATTTCGTCGATCGTATTAATATCCCCAAGTCCCAGGTGATCGGCGGCGACATTCAAAACCACACCGACATCACAAGCATTGAAGGCTAAACCCGATCGCAAAATTCCACCTCTGGCACTTTCAAGTACGGCGACTTCCACGGTGGGATCTTGCAGGATTAACTGTGCGCTTTGAGGCCCGGTATTATCGCCAGGTTCAACGAGGTAGTCCCCAATATAAGTGCCATCGGTTGTGGTGTAACCTACGACTTGCTTCGTCTGTTTAAACAGATGAGCAATTAAGCGCGTTGTGGTTGTTTTTCCGTTTGTTCCAGTAATCGCAATGATTGGGATGCGACCATTGGAATGATTCGGAAACAGCATATCGATCACGGGTTCAGCAACATTGCGCGGAATCCCTTCACTCGGACAAACGTGCATCCGAAACCCAGGAGCCGCATTGACTTCAACAATCACACCATCGACTTCGCGCAACGGCTTTGAGATATCCTCAGTGACGATATCAATTCCCGCAATATCTAAGCCGATAATTTTTACGACGCGCTCAGCTAACCAGAGATTTTCAGGATGAATATCATCGGTACGATCGATAGCAATGCCGCCAGTACTGAGGTTCGCAGTTGCTCTCAGATAGCACATCTCGCCTGCTGGTAGTACCGTTTCCAAGTTGTAGCCTTTTTGTTCTAACAATTCCCAAGACGTGCGATCGACTTCGATCTTTGTCAGGACATTATCGTGACCTGTACCACGTCGCGGATCTCGATTCGTTTCATCAATTAATTGTTGAATCGTCGAGCGACCATCTCCTACTACATGTGCAGGAACTCTTTCAGCTACAGCAACAACTTTCCCATTGACGACTAAAACTCGGTGATCGCGACCCTGATAGAACCGTTCAATGATGACCGACTTAGAAACATCTTTGGCTGCATCGTAAGCAGCTTCGGCTTGTTCCCAGGTTGTAATGTTAATCGTAATGCCTCGACCATGATTGCCATTCAGCGGCTTAATCACGATCGGATATCCACCGACATCCGCGATCGCATCTTCTAATTCGTCTAAATAGCTAATAACAGTGCCACGCGGAACTGGAACTCCAGACGCTCGCAGCATTTGTTTCGTTCCTTCTTTATCCGAGGCAAGCTCAACTCCAAGAATGCCAGTCCGATTGCTCAACGTCGCTTGAATGCGCTTCTGATGTACGCCAAAGCCCAGTTGAATCATGGCGCGCGCACCGAGTTCTGCCCAAGGAATATTGCGGGTTTCGGCTTCTTTGACGATTGTTTCGGTACTCGGTCCTAAACTGCACTCTGCGGCAATTTCGCGCAGGTCGTTGAGATCTTTTTCAAGTTCTTCTTTTGGATATCGTCCGGTTTCAACCAGGGTTTGGCAAATTCGGACGGCAGCCCTCGCTGCATAGCGTCCGGCGCGTTCGTGAATATATTCGATCGCAACTTGGTACACGCCCGGTTCGGCGGTTTCGCGAGTTCTTCCAAACCCAACCAGCATTCCGGTTAATTCTTGAAGCTCTAGCGCCACATGCTCAATGATATGTCCCATCATTGTGCCTTCCCGAACGCGAGCTAAAAAGCCACCTCGGCAGCCCGGAGAACAGAAATGTTCGACAAGTGAAGGAAGCAACTCGACCAGACCTTCGTAGAACCCAGGAATTAAGTTAGAAGGTGTTTCTGCCAGATCTTCGAGATCTAGACGCATTAAAACAACTTTATGGCGGCGAATACTCCAATAGTTGGGTCCACGTAACGTCTGAACTTTGAGTATCTTCATAGGGGTCTATTCAGGGATACAGGCTGGCGTTTAGTTAGTTGGCAATCGAGATCTGAACCAGATTACCTGCAAAAGCAGTTATCTAGTTTCAGATGCAATCTGAGCAGGGAAGTGTTCATGATAAACAGTTTGTGTAAAGAACTGTTGCCGCCAAAAGTCGGGAATTCAAGCAATTCTGTAACATCGTGCAACCTGATCTCATCGAAACGCTACCAGATCTCCTCGAATCTACAAGTTAAGAAAATCTGATTTCTTCAATCTCAGGGGCGATCCCAGAATGGCTTTCTCCGCGATTCCCGCAAGAGCATGGTGCGCCGCCGCAAGTCAAATCGACAACCCGCACTGAGAACATGCAAGCGCAAATTTCCCATACAAATCGGGTCGGTTTTGTTGATTTCGGCTTGATTGGTGTAGTTCATTTCGCTGGGGTCAAGGATGGTGACAGCTCCTTTGCCTAGGACTTGTAAAATGCCGTCTCCTTCAAATAATGCACAGGTGTCTTCATCAATTCCAATTCCTAATCGGTCGGGATGGGCAACGATCGCGCTCATTAATCTCGCCATGCGATTGCGATTATGAAAATGTTGATCGACTAAGACTTCTGGAATGATGCCAAGTCCGAGGGTCATATCGACTAAAGAATGATTGGGAGATTCGCCACTGCCGCCGCCAGCAATCATGTGATGTCCCATGACGGCGGCACCAGCGCTGGTTCCTGCGAGGGTAATTTCGCCGGATTGGGCGCGCGATCGCACAATATCCATCACAGGCGTATCTGATAACAATCCACACAGGCGTAATTGATCGCCTCCGGTCAGGAAAACAGCGCTACATTCGCTGACATACTCTTGCATCTCGGGTGCGTCACATTGCGCCCGATCAAGAATGTTCAGTACCTTGATTTCCTGAGCGCCCATATCGGAGAAGATAGTGTAATAGCGATCGCCAATCACTAGGGGTTCACGGGAAGCGGAGGGAATAATCGCGATGCGGGCATCACTTCCTCCTGCCCGAAAGAAAAAGTTTTGCAGGATTTCGCGTCCATGAATTTTATCTTCTGCGCCGCCAATTACCATAATGGCGGTATTGAGAGACTGAGGCATCTGCGGTTCAAACGATTGCAAGACTGACTCTAGCATGAAGGGATGAGGGATGATATGTGAAGGGTGAACAGGGAAATCGAAATTCGCATCGCGCTGGCGCGGGAGTTGTATCGTCTAACGCTATAAATTTAATTTTTGATTTCTTATGACTCTCCATCATGCCAAACTATTAATTTTTTGTTAACAGTTCTTCGTTCTTATTTATCAACATGCGCTTCGATATTGTCACGTTGTTTCCAGATTTTTTTGCGTCGCCGCTGCAATCTGGATTACTGGGGAAAGCTTTGGCGAAACAAATCGCGGAGGTACATCTGACTAATCCGCGAGATTTTGCGATCGATAAACATCGCCGAGTCGATGATGAGCCTTACGGGGGCGGGGTCGGCATGTTGATGAAGCCAGAGCCAATTTTCGCAGCGGTCGAATCTTTACCCGTACTGCCCCGCCGCGAGGTAGTATTTGTGACACCGCAAGGTGAGCCGATGCGACAAGATTTGCTCAAGGAATTTTCGGCGAATTTTGATCAGATTGTCATCATTTGCGGACATTATGAAGGGATAGACGAGCGGGTGCTGAATTTGGTGACGCGCGAGGTCTCGTTAGGAGATTTTGTGTTGACGTGTGGAGAGATTCCGGCTTTAGCGCTTTTAAACGGCACAATTCGGCTGTTACCGGGTGCGATTGGCAAGGAAGAGTCGCTGAAATTGGAAAGTTTTGAAACAGGATTGCTCGATTATCCGCAATACACCCGTCCGCCCGTGTTTCGAGAATGGGAAGTTCCGACTGTTTTGCGATCGGGCAACCATGCTGAAATCGATCGCTGGCGGACGCAGCAACAGATCGAACGCACTCGAACTCGTCGCCCGGATTTATATCAAGAGTGGCTGGAGCAGACGGGGCAATTTAAACCTGATGAAGTAAATCACGAACCATGTTGACGAAAAAATTCCGCTTACTCTGTGCCACGATCGCGAGTTCTGCTGTTTTGAACTCGATACACGTGCCGATGCCGTTTCGATCTTCAGAATTGCTGCTTGATTCTGCGGCATATGCGAAACGCAGTGGTGGTCGCAGCAGTGGCGGATCGTTTAATCGCAGTAGTGGGTCTTCTCGCTCTTCTGGCAGTTCGACTCCGGGTGGCTCAAGCTCTGGAAGTTCAAGTTCTGGACGCTCAAATTCTGGGGGATATCAGGGGGGTGGCTATTATGGGGGCGGCTATTATGGGGGCGGCTATAGCAGCGGGTATTCCAGTGGCGCGAGCATCGTGTTATGGATTGTGGCGTTAATTCTCGTCGGTGGTGCTGGATTTTTCGTGTGGTACTTGCTGAAGAGTGCGAAAAAGAGCAAGGGCAATGAGCTTGACAATGATATTGTGACGGTTTCCATGATTCAGGTGGGATTGCTGGCGGAAGGTCGAGCGATTCAGAAGGAATTGACGGAGATTGTGGAGCAGGGTGAAACGGATTCGATCGAAGGGCTGCACGCGCAACTGCAAGAGGCAGTTTTGGCGTT is part of the Leptolyngbya boryana PCC 6306 genome and harbors:
- the cphA gene encoding cyanophycin synthetase; the encoded protein is MKILKVQTLRGPNYWSIRRHKVVLMRLDLEDLAETPSNLIPGFYEGLVELLPSLVEHFCSPGCRGGFLARVREGTMMGHIIEHVALELQELTGMLVGFGRTRETAEPGVYQVAIEYIHERAGRYAARAAVRICQTLVETGRYPKEELEKDLNDLREIAAECSLGPSTETIVKEAETRNIPWAELGARAMIQLGFGVHQKRIQATLSNRTGILGVELASDKEGTKQMLRASGVPVPRGTVISYLDELEDAIADVGGYPIVIKPLNGNHGRGITINITTWEQAEAAYDAAKDVSKSVIIERFYQGRDHRVLVVNGKVVAVAERVPAHVVGDGRSTIQQLIDETNRDPRRGTGHDNVLTKIEVDRTSWELLEQKGYNLETVLPAGEMCYLRATANLSTGGIAIDRTDDIHPENLWLAERVVKIIGLDIAGIDIVTEDISKPLREVDGVIVEVNAAPGFRMHVCPSEGIPRNVAEPVIDMLFPNHSNGRIPIIAITGTNGKTTTTRLIAHLFKQTKQVVGYTTTDGTYIGDYLVEPGDNTGPQSAQLILQDPTVEVAVLESARGGILRSGLAFNACDVGVVLNVAADHLGLGDINTIDEMARVKSVVAEAALPKGYVVLNADDPLVSAMASRVSAQIAYFSMNAENELIRSHTQRGGLAAVYENGYLSILKGDWTLRIEQAINVPLTLGGRAPFMIANALAASLAAFAQGVRIEEIRAALMTFQASTKQTPGRMNLFNLGHFHVLIDYAHNPHSYKALGGFVQNWTDGDRIGVIGAPGDRRDEDFVELGTLSADLFDRMIIKEDDDNRGRERGNTAEFIVQGVKATKPDARYEVILDETQAIEAALESATPGSLVVILPESVTRAIKLIEARNAVQVMTPVVTLNGNSDPVQPQMVAREAIPTS
- a CDS encoding cyanophycinase, yielding MLESVLQSFEPQMPQSLNTAIMVIGGAEDKIHGREILQNFFFRAGGSDARIAIIPSASREPLVIGDRYYTIFSDMGAQEIKVLNILDRAQCDAPEMQEYVSECSAVFLTGGDQLRLCGLLSDTPVMDIVRSRAQSGEITLAGTSAGAAVMGHHMIAGGGSGESPNHSLVDMTLGLGIIPEVLVDQHFHNRNRMARLMSAIVAHPDRLGIGIDEDTCALFEGDGILQVLGKGAVTILDPSEMNYTNQAEINKTDPICMGNLRLHVLSAGCRFDLRRRTMLLRESRRKPFWDRP
- the trmD gene encoding tRNA (guanosine(37)-N1)-methyltransferase TrmD — protein: MRFDIVTLFPDFFASPLQSGLLGKALAKQIAEVHLTNPRDFAIDKHRRVDDEPYGGGVGMLMKPEPIFAAVESLPVLPRREVVFVTPQGEPMRQDLLKEFSANFDQIVIICGHYEGIDERVLNLVTREVSLGDFVLTCGEIPALALLNGTIRLLPGAIGKEESLKLESFETGLLDYPQYTRPPVFREWEVPTVLRSGNHAEIDRWRTQQQIERTRTRRPDLYQEWLEQTGQFKPDEVNHEPC
- a CDS encoding DUF1517 domain-containing protein, producing the protein MLTKKFRLLCATIASSAVLNSIHVPMPFRSSELLLDSAAYAKRSGGRSSGGSFNRSSGSSRSSGSSTPGGSSSGSSSSGRSNSGGYQGGGYYGGGYYGGGYSSGYSSGASIVLWIVALILVGGAGFFVWYLLKSAKKSKGNELDNDIVTVSMIQVGLLAEGRAIQKELTEIVEQGETDSIEGLHAQLQEAVLALLRMPENWSHVQASSETVKTRDEAEKAFNRLSITERTKYTTETISNAGGQLVLKEFEVDPDKEPASYIVVTLLVGTADDKPLFMEIRSMEALTEVLNQLASLNAEYLMKFELQWTPQADGDSLTYDEMLLEYPKMLQI